In one window of Miscanthus floridulus cultivar M001 chromosome 12, ASM1932011v1, whole genome shotgun sequence DNA:
- the LOC136496531 gene encoding putative disease resistance protein RGA4 yields MEALQWILSAGTNFLEGIQLSNDLVHLQATLPKARMLICRSEWAKFKDKQLAKLLSHLKDTTYDAEDLLRQLDDQVLRQRIEDADRSRAGQLLSSSLNLAKTYIRGSKARIKETQEKLDKVVAEIEGMLNLMGLMSVEPSQIMPETSSIISAPEVVGRDGERNALIEMLGVMIGREAQRDQVIELLGVPLSRGRRSAGSNGKRATAGSGVASTSRAKQPKGNNGRAGHAEINCKSNVSVIPIVGIGGVGKTTLARYIYNDPRVKNHFGVMIWVCVSDFFDKKRITKEIIESIPGEEINPSYCLNALQIELMERLKMCPKFLLVLDDVWPNANADWEAFYAPLRRGPEGSMILVTTRCPVVATRVTTSNCEPFHLEGLPTDVFWDFFKKCAFGRNDPESYPHLQDIGRSISTRLCGSPLAAKTLGRLLSMRLTEQHWRTIQKSELWELRHEENEILPALQLSYLYLPEERDLLRQRGACVLKMWGLVTWMN; encoded by the exons ATGGAGGCACTGCAGTGGATTCTCTCAGCTGGGACCAATTTCTTGGAAGGGATCCAGCTGAGCAACGACCTGGTCCACCTCCAAGCCACCTTGCCCAAGGCTCGCATGCTCATCTGTCGCAGCGAGTGGGCCAAGTTCAAGGACAAGCAGCTCGCGAAGCTTCTCTCGCATCTCAAGGACACCACCTACGATGCAGAGGACCTTCTCCGCCAGCTGGATGATCAAGTGCTGCGGCAAAGGATAGAGGACGCTGATCGGAGCAGGGCAGGTCAACTCTTATCTTCCTCTCTGAATCTTGCCAAAACTTATATCCGTGGTAGCAAAGCAAGGATAAAGGAGACCCAAGAGAAGCTCGACAAGGTCGTGGCTGAGATCGAGGGGATGCTCAATCTTATGGGTCTTATGAGCGTTGAGCCATCGCAGATCATGCCGGAGACGAGTTCAATCATCAGTGCTCCGGAAGTTGTTGGTCGCGATGGTGAACGAAATGCATTGATCGAGATGCTTGGTGTGATGATTGGGCGTGAGGCCCAACGGGATCAGGTGATCGAACTATTGGGAGTGCCACTCAGCAGGGGTAGAAGATCTGCAGGGTCTAATGGGAAGAGAGCAACAGCTGGCAGTGGTGTCGCATCTACATCCAGAGCCAAGCAACCAAAAGGAAACAACGGCAGGGCTGGACATGCTGAGATTAACTGCAAAAGCAATGTTTCTGTCATCCCGATTGTTGGCATTGGCGGTGTGGGGAAGACTACCCTGGCTCGGTATATCTACAATGATCCAAGGGTGAAAAACCACTTTGGTGTGATGATATGGGTCTGTGTCTCAGACTTCTTTGACAAGAAAAGGATAACAAAGGAGATCATTGAATCCATCCCTGGGGAGGAAATCAACCCATCCTATTGTCTAAATGCTCTTCAGATCGAATTGATGGAGCGGCTCAAGATGTGCCCAAAATTCCTTTTGGTGTTAGATGACGTTTGGCCGAACGCTAATGCTGATTGGGAGGCATTTTATGCACCACTGAGGCGTGGACCTGAAGGCAGCATGATCTTAGTGACTACAAGATGTCCAGTGGTTGCTACTCGTGTGACCACAAGCAACTGTGAGCCTTTCCATCTCGAAGGATTGCCTACTGATGTATTTTGGGACTTCTTTAAGAAGTGTGCATTTGGTAGAAATGACCCAGAGTCATATCCTCATTTGCAAGATATTGGTCGGAGTATTTCGACTAGGTTGTGTGGGTCTCCTTTGGCTGCAAAAACACTCGGGCGCTTGTTGAGTATGAGGCTGACAGAACAACACTGGAGGACTATCCAGAAGAGTGAACTGTGGGAGCTACGGCATGAAGAGAACGAGATATTACCAGCCCTTCAACTGAGCTATTTGTATCTCCCAGAAGAG AGGGATTTGTTGCGCCAGAGGGGAGCATGCGTTCTGAAGATGTGGGGATTAGTTACTTGGATGAATTGA